From Musa acuminata AAA Group cultivar baxijiao chromosome BXJ3-8, Cavendish_Baxijiao_AAA, whole genome shotgun sequence, one genomic window encodes:
- the LOC135645220 gene encoding protein MOTHER of FT and TFL1-like isoform X2, translating to MAGYVDPLVVGRVIGDVVDLFVPTINMTVSFGSKHVNNGCDIKPSMAANPPSVYISGQQSDLYTLVMTDPDAPSPSDPTMREWLHWGGGGAVHGTCAACGNPQVRAGSVPAEVAAAGGGVAGHARQLQHAMVRCPARPQLPRRHRLLQLAEGASEPTPLRRETMF from the exons ATGGCTGGCTATGTGGATCCTCTTGTGGTAGGGAGAGTGATAGGAGATGTGGTGGACCTCTTCGTGCCCACCATAAACATGACGGTGAGTTTTGGATCGAAGCATGTGAACAACGGCTGCGACATCAAGCCATCCATGGCTGCCAACCCACCGTCTGTCTATATCTCAGGCCAGCAGTCTGATCTCTACACTTTG GTGATGACTGACCCTGATGCACCTAGTCCTAGTGATCCCACGATGAGGGAGTGGCTCCACTG GGGAGGAGGCGGTGCCGTACATGGGACCTGCGCCGCGTGTGGGAATCCACAGGTACGTGCTGGTTCTGTTCCGGCAGAAGTCGCGGCTGCCGGGGGTGGCGTCGCCGGCCACGCGCGCCAACTTCAACACGCGATGGTTCGCTGCCCAGCACGACCTCAGCTTCCCCGTCGCCACCGTCTTCTTCAACTCGCAGAAGGAGCCAGCGAACCGACGCCGCTGAGGAGGGAGACGATGTTTTGA
- the LOC135645220 gene encoding protein MOTHER of FT and TFL1 homolog 1-like isoform X1 — MAGYVDPLVVGRVIGDVVDLFVPTINMTVSFGSKHVNNGCDIKPSMAANPPSVYISGQQSDLYTLVMTDPDAPSPSDPTMREWLHWMVINMPGGTDPSRGEEAVPYMGPAPRVGIHRYVLVLFRQKSRLPGVASPATRANFNTRWFAAQHDLSFPVATVFFNSQKEPANRRR; from the exons ATGGCTGGCTATGTGGATCCTCTTGTGGTAGGGAGAGTGATAGGAGATGTGGTGGACCTCTTCGTGCCCACCATAAACATGACGGTGAGTTTTGGATCGAAGCATGTGAACAACGGCTGCGACATCAAGCCATCCATGGCTGCCAACCCACCGTCTGTCTATATCTCAGGCCAGCAGTCTGATCTCTACACTTTG GTGATGACTGACCCTGATGCACCTAGTCCTAGTGATCCCACGATGAGGGAGTGGCTCCACTG GATGGTGATTAATATGCCTGGTGGAACAGATCCTTCTCGAG GGGAGGAGGCGGTGCCGTACATGGGACCTGCGCCGCGTGTGGGAATCCACAGGTACGTGCTGGTTCTGTTCCGGCAGAAGTCGCGGCTGCCGGGGGTGGCGTCGCCGGCCACGCGCGCCAACTTCAACACGCGATGGTTCGCTGCCCAGCACGACCTCAGCTTCCCCGTCGCCACCGTCTTCTTCAACTCGCAGAAGGAGCCAGCGAACCGACGCCGCTGA
- the LOC103974606 gene encoding piriformospora indica-insensitive protein 2-like isoform X1 — MSRLMMREITSAWAFLLLPLLIFHASSEPESSTARMEKAEQQALYLVIQDLVGNWWNGTALYPDPCGWTPIQGVSCDLFDGLWYVTALGIGPVLENSLQCAEEAKLSPLLFQLEHLRSLSLFNCFSSHRPTAVPSSSKWEKLAGSLQTLEFRSNRGLVGEIPANLGHLSNLQSLVLVDNSLAGELPVELGNLVHLKRLMLSGNKFSGQFPASLCHNLTELLILDLSSNSLSGSLPPSLCSLSSLLKLDLSNNQFHGSLPPELASLTHLTLLDLRSNNFSGAWFRSLAGMASLQDLLLSYNPWGGSLVELEWEALRNLTTLDLSHMGLTGTIPEAIASLKRLRYLALDNNHLSGSVSSGFAALPSLTALYLSGNNLTGKLEFSQEFYQRMGKRFACWNNPNLCYDAAVSMATGDVLYGVAQCKQDKEAASSNYEADPFATVDRRNPDHSSGLVASFWFPAASTGGVWWGIAVEEVVSMVLFAMIL; from the exons ATGTCCAGATTAATGATGAGGGAGATCACTTCTGCGTGGGCTTTTCTCCTACTACCACTACTCATCTTTCATGCATCATCCGAACCAGAAAGCTCCACTGCTCGAATGGAGAAGGCAGAGCAACAAGCCCTGTATTTGGTGATCCAAGACTTGGTCGGCAACTGGTGGAATGGCACAGCACTTTATCCAGACCCTTGCGGCTGGACTCCGATTCAG GGAGTATCATGCGATCTTTTTGATGGTTTATGGTACGTCACAGCACTAGGTATCGGACCCGTCCTCGAGAATTCCCTCCAATGCGCGGAGGAAGCGAAGCTGAGTCCACTGCTTTTCCAGCTCGAGCATCTCAGAAGCCTCTCCTTGTTCAACTGTTTCTCCTCTCATCGACCCACTGCCGTTCCATCAAGCAGCAAGTGGGAGAAGCTAGCTGGAAGCTTGCAAACCCTGGAGTTCCGCTCGAATCGAGGCCTCGTCGGAGAAATCCCAGCCAACCTTGGCCACCTCAGTAACCTACAGTCCCTTGTGCTGGTCGACAACTCTTTGGCTGGAGAGCTACCAGTGGAGCTTGGCAACTTAGTCCACCTGAAGCGGCTCATGCTCTCCGGGAATAAGTTCTCCGGCCAATTCCCAGCTTCTCTTTGCCACAACCTGACCGAGCTTTTGATCCTCGACCTCAGCAGCAACTCCCTGTCCGGTTCCCTTCCTCCCTCTCTCTGCAGTCTCAGTTCACTCTTAAAGCTTGATCTCAGCAACAACCAGTTCCATGGAAGCCTTCCACCAGAGCTCGCAAGTCTCACCCACCTCACTCTGCTGGACCTCAGGAGCAACAACTTCTCCGGTGCTTGGTTTAGATCTCTTGCTGGCATGGCGTCGCTTCAGGATTTGCTTCTGTCCTACAACCCATGGGGTGGGAGTCTCGTGGAGCTGGAGTGGGAGGCGCTGAGGAATCTCACGACGTTGGACCTCTCACATATGGGCTTAACGGGGACGATTCCCGAAGCAATTGCGAGCTTGAAGAGATTGAGATACCTGGCGCTGGATAACAACCACCTCTCCGGCAGCGTCTCCTCTGGATTTGCAGCTTTGCCTTCTCTTACTGCTCTCTATCTCAGCGGCAACAACCTGACAGGGAAACTCGAGTTCTCCCAAGAGTTCTATCAGAGGATGGGGAAGAGGTTTGCTTGTTGGAACAACCCAAACCTCTGTTACGACGCTGCTGTGTCCATGGCCACGGGAGACGTCCTTTATGGTGTGGCGCAGTGCAAGCAAGATAAGGAGGCGGCTTCATCTAACTACGAGGCCGATCCCTTCGCAACGGTAGACAGGAGGAATCCAGATCACAGTTCTGGTTTGGTGGCCTCCTTTTGGTTTCCTGCTGCTTCGACCGGTGGAGTTTGGTGGGGAATTGCTGTTGAGGAGGTAGTCAGCATGGTTCTTTTCGCCATGATCTTGTAA
- the LOC103974606 gene encoding piriformospora indica-insensitive protein 2-like isoform X2, translating to MMREITSAWAFLLLPLLIFHASSEPESSTARMEKAEQQALYLVIQDLVGNWWNGTALYPDPCGWTPIQGVSCDLFDGLWYVTALGIGPVLENSLQCAEEAKLSPLLFQLEHLRSLSLFNCFSSHRPTAVPSSSKWEKLAGSLQTLEFRSNRGLVGEIPANLGHLSNLQSLVLVDNSLAGELPVELGNLVHLKRLMLSGNKFSGQFPASLCHNLTELLILDLSSNSLSGSLPPSLCSLSSLLKLDLSNNQFHGSLPPELASLTHLTLLDLRSNNFSGAWFRSLAGMASLQDLLLSYNPWGGSLVELEWEALRNLTTLDLSHMGLTGTIPEAIASLKRLRYLALDNNHLSGSVSSGFAALPSLTALYLSGNNLTGKLEFSQEFYQRMGKRFACWNNPNLCYDAAVSMATGDVLYGVAQCKQDKEAASSNYEADPFATVDRRNPDHSSGLVASFWFPAASTGGVWWGIAVEEVVSMVLFAMIL from the exons ATGATGAGGGAGATCACTTCTGCGTGGGCTTTTCTCCTACTACCACTACTCATCTTTCATGCATCATCCGAACCAGAAAGCTCCACTGCTCGAATGGAGAAGGCAGAGCAACAAGCCCTGTATTTGGTGATCCAAGACTTGGTCGGCAACTGGTGGAATGGCACAGCACTTTATCCAGACCCTTGCGGCTGGACTCCGATTCAG GGAGTATCATGCGATCTTTTTGATGGTTTATGGTACGTCACAGCACTAGGTATCGGACCCGTCCTCGAGAATTCCCTCCAATGCGCGGAGGAAGCGAAGCTGAGTCCACTGCTTTTCCAGCTCGAGCATCTCAGAAGCCTCTCCTTGTTCAACTGTTTCTCCTCTCATCGACCCACTGCCGTTCCATCAAGCAGCAAGTGGGAGAAGCTAGCTGGAAGCTTGCAAACCCTGGAGTTCCGCTCGAATCGAGGCCTCGTCGGAGAAATCCCAGCCAACCTTGGCCACCTCAGTAACCTACAGTCCCTTGTGCTGGTCGACAACTCTTTGGCTGGAGAGCTACCAGTGGAGCTTGGCAACTTAGTCCACCTGAAGCGGCTCATGCTCTCCGGGAATAAGTTCTCCGGCCAATTCCCAGCTTCTCTTTGCCACAACCTGACCGAGCTTTTGATCCTCGACCTCAGCAGCAACTCCCTGTCCGGTTCCCTTCCTCCCTCTCTCTGCAGTCTCAGTTCACTCTTAAAGCTTGATCTCAGCAACAACCAGTTCCATGGAAGCCTTCCACCAGAGCTCGCAAGTCTCACCCACCTCACTCTGCTGGACCTCAGGAGCAACAACTTCTCCGGTGCTTGGTTTAGATCTCTTGCTGGCATGGCGTCGCTTCAGGATTTGCTTCTGTCCTACAACCCATGGGGTGGGAGTCTCGTGGAGCTGGAGTGGGAGGCGCTGAGGAATCTCACGACGTTGGACCTCTCACATATGGGCTTAACGGGGACGATTCCCGAAGCAATTGCGAGCTTGAAGAGATTGAGATACCTGGCGCTGGATAACAACCACCTCTCCGGCAGCGTCTCCTCTGGATTTGCAGCTTTGCCTTCTCTTACTGCTCTCTATCTCAGCGGCAACAACCTGACAGGGAAACTCGAGTTCTCCCAAGAGTTCTATCAGAGGATGGGGAAGAGGTTTGCTTGTTGGAACAACCCAAACCTCTGTTACGACGCTGCTGTGTCCATGGCCACGGGAGACGTCCTTTATGGTGTGGCGCAGTGCAAGCAAGATAAGGAGGCGGCTTCATCTAACTACGAGGCCGATCCCTTCGCAACGGTAGACAGGAGGAATCCAGATCACAGTTCTGGTTTGGTGGCCTCCTTTTGGTTTCCTGCTGCTTCGACCGGTGGAGTTTGGTGGGGAATTGCTGTTGAGGAGGTAGTCAGCATGGTTCTTTTCGCCATGATCTTGTAA
- the LOC103974606 gene encoding piriformospora indica-insensitive protein 2-like isoform X3, whose amino-acid sequence MQGVSCDLFDGLWYVTALGIGPVLENSLQCAEEAKLSPLLFQLEHLRSLSLFNCFSSHRPTAVPSSSKWEKLAGSLQTLEFRSNRGLVGEIPANLGHLSNLQSLVLVDNSLAGELPVELGNLVHLKRLMLSGNKFSGQFPASLCHNLTELLILDLSSNSLSGSLPPSLCSLSSLLKLDLSNNQFHGSLPPELASLTHLTLLDLRSNNFSGAWFRSLAGMASLQDLLLSYNPWGGSLVELEWEALRNLTTLDLSHMGLTGTIPEAIASLKRLRYLALDNNHLSGSVSSGFAALPSLTALYLSGNNLTGKLEFSQEFYQRMGKRFACWNNPNLCYDAAVSMATGDVLYGVAQCKQDKEAASSNYEADPFATVDRRNPDHSSGLVASFWFPAASTGGVWWGIAVEEVVSMVLFAMIL is encoded by the exons ATGCAg GGAGTATCATGCGATCTTTTTGATGGTTTATGGTACGTCACAGCACTAGGTATCGGACCCGTCCTCGAGAATTCCCTCCAATGCGCGGAGGAAGCGAAGCTGAGTCCACTGCTTTTCCAGCTCGAGCATCTCAGAAGCCTCTCCTTGTTCAACTGTTTCTCCTCTCATCGACCCACTGCCGTTCCATCAAGCAGCAAGTGGGAGAAGCTAGCTGGAAGCTTGCAAACCCTGGAGTTCCGCTCGAATCGAGGCCTCGTCGGAGAAATCCCAGCCAACCTTGGCCACCTCAGTAACCTACAGTCCCTTGTGCTGGTCGACAACTCTTTGGCTGGAGAGCTACCAGTGGAGCTTGGCAACTTAGTCCACCTGAAGCGGCTCATGCTCTCCGGGAATAAGTTCTCCGGCCAATTCCCAGCTTCTCTTTGCCACAACCTGACCGAGCTTTTGATCCTCGACCTCAGCAGCAACTCCCTGTCCGGTTCCCTTCCTCCCTCTCTCTGCAGTCTCAGTTCACTCTTAAAGCTTGATCTCAGCAACAACCAGTTCCATGGAAGCCTTCCACCAGAGCTCGCAAGTCTCACCCACCTCACTCTGCTGGACCTCAGGAGCAACAACTTCTCCGGTGCTTGGTTTAGATCTCTTGCTGGCATGGCGTCGCTTCAGGATTTGCTTCTGTCCTACAACCCATGGGGTGGGAGTCTCGTGGAGCTGGAGTGGGAGGCGCTGAGGAATCTCACGACGTTGGACCTCTCACATATGGGCTTAACGGGGACGATTCCCGAAGCAATTGCGAGCTTGAAGAGATTGAGATACCTGGCGCTGGATAACAACCACCTCTCCGGCAGCGTCTCCTCTGGATTTGCAGCTTTGCCTTCTCTTACTGCTCTCTATCTCAGCGGCAACAACCTGACAGGGAAACTCGAGTTCTCCCAAGAGTTCTATCAGAGGATGGGGAAGAGGTTTGCTTGTTGGAACAACCCAAACCTCTGTTACGACGCTGCTGTGTCCATGGCCACGGGAGACGTCCTTTATGGTGTGGCGCAGTGCAAGCAAGATAAGGAGGCGGCTTCATCTAACTACGAGGCCGATCCCTTCGCAACGGTAGACAGGAGGAATCCAGATCACAGTTCTGGTTTGGTGGCCTCCTTTTGGTTTCCTGCTGCTTCGACCGGTGGAGTTTGGTGGGGAATTGCTGTTGAGGAGGTAGTCAGCATGGTTCTTTTCGCCATGATCTTGTAA